CCTCTGTTTCCACGGCGGTGGCGCGCAGTTCCATGTGACGCAGGGTGCCGTCGGGCAGGGCGAGCAGCAGCTCGCGGCGCAGCGGCAGGTTCACCTCGCGCCAGTCGGGCAGTGCCAGCGGATGGCCCTCGGGCGTGAAGATGCGCACGCCCATCTCGCCGAGCACCCGGGAGATGCCCAGGCCCACCAGCCGCGCGGCCTCCACGCCCAGCAGCGCCGCGGCGCGGTCACTGACCAGCTGGGCACGTCCGGAAGCGTCGACCATCAGGGTGGCGTCCTCGGACAGCGCGAGCACCTGCGAGATCAGGCCCAGGGACGTCTGGGTGCCCCGTTCGTCTTGGACGCCCTCGGCCACCAGCAGCCCGGACTCGGCGGCGCGGCGCACGCTCAGGGTCATGACGCCGCCGCCGGCGAGCGCCACGTCGGCCCGCGCCGCGCCGCCTCCGGCTGCGAGCTGGATCAGGCCGCGCACCGTCTCGCACGGCACCTCCGCGAAGCACGGCCAGGTCCACAGCGGAGCGCCGGTCGGGACCGGGGCGCCGGGTGGGGCCAGCTCGCTCAGGCCGGGGCTGGCGTGCAGCACGTTGCCCGAGGCCGAGAGCAGCGCGGCGGGTTGCCGGGTGTCGAGCAGCGCCGAGATGCGCGAGGCCCGCTCGTACTCGCCGGTGACGTCCTGCAGCGTGAGCATCACGCCCGCGCCCGAGCCGCCCAGGTACGGTCTGGCCTCACCGCGTACCCAGCGCCGCCCCGCCGCCTCGAAGGGCTCATCCGGCAGGCGCACCGAGCGGCCCGCCGCCGCCTGCGTCAGCGCCGCGAGCAGGCCGGGCCGTCCGGGCAGCACTCCGGCCACGGACTGCCCCAGCACCTCGGCGTCGGTCAGGGCGCACAGTTCCAGAAACGGGCGGCTGACCCGCCGAAAGACCAGATCCGGCGTCAGCCACGCGGTGGCCACCGGCAGCTGCGTGACCAGCACCTCTGCCTCGCGGTGGGCGCTGTCCGAGCGGGCCGCCGAGAGCAGCATGGTCAGCACGTCCAGGGCCAGCTGCGGCACCGGCCCGGTCTCGCACCACAGCAGCCCCAGCAGCTCGCCGCCGCGGCTCAGCCAGCCCATCTCGCCCCGCTCGAACCACGCGTCGGGCGGCACGAGTTCCTGGCCGGTCAGGGTCAGGCCGTCCGGGTCCACCCGCAGCACGTCATCGCCCACCTGTGCCAGCAGCGTGGCGCCCGGCGCGTGAACCCGCAGCAGGTCGCCCAGCGCCGTCTGCAGCGCCAGGCTGTGCGCGGGGCGAGGGTCATGGAGCGCGCCGGTCAGGGAAGGGTGGGGGATGTAAGGGGGAGTCACGCTGGAAGTACCTCGCGTCCGCAGACGGCTGGGGGAATCAGACGGGCCGGTCGGGGAAGACGGCGAAGGAAGGGCGGCCAGAAAGGAACGTGCCCGCAGAGGCCGGTTCTCTCTGCCGGGCATCCTGCCACCTGAACTCTTACCCGAATCATTCAATAAACACGTCACAGCCGTGCGCCGCCCCCATCCAGGCCCCCCCGGTGGGGGAGAACAGGGCGCGGTGGAGGTGCTGAGGGGGTGGGAACGCCGCCCTCAGGGCACGGGTCTGTCCCGTCCCTCAAGACAGGGCATACGGCGGGCCAGTGGGCTCCCCCGCGTTATTCCTGCCAGGTTTCCTCGCGCCACGCCGTCGGCCACACCCGGTAGATGCCGGGGTCGCTGGGGCTGCTGGCGGCCATCAGGCGGCCAATCTCGGCGGCGTCCGGCTCGTCGATCACGCGCGTGAAATCCGAGGCGTTGAGCACCGCCTCGCGGACCGGCCAGCCGCGCGCCTGGGTCCAGTCCACCAGCTCGATCAGCGCCGCCATGCCAGGGCGCCCGAAGCGCGGGCCAAAGGCATTTGCCGTGACGATCACGTGTTCCCCGGTGACGAGCAGCGCCGCGTAGCCCGACGTGTCCCGCTGGCCCTGACGGTCGGTCACGAGCACCAGCTGCCCCCTTCCCGCGGGGTCCGGCAGCTGGGCGCAGCGCTCCAGAACGGCACTCAGGGTTTCGAGCGGCGCGCCCGGCAGGCCCAGCGGATCGGCAATGTGCATGGACGGCAGTGTACAGAGTTGGACCGTCGCCGCGCACTGTTCTGACGCCCCTGTGGGCCGCGCCGCCCGGGGTCTCCCGCGGCTTCAGGCACTATCCTGCGGAACATGAAGCCCAAACTTTCCACGCTGGTGGCCCAGGCTGCGGGGGGCCGGGTGATCCGCACCGGTTTTCTGGACGGCGACGACATTGACCGCCGTCTGCTCAACGACCCCGAGGTGCGCCACCGCATCGCCGGGGGCTTTCCCGACGCGCGGCGGGTGGTGCTGACCCTGCACCCGGCCCATATTCCCGAGGTCGACGCGGGGGTCACGGTGCTGCGGCTGACTCCGGCGCAGGCGGCGCCGGGCTGGGACCTGCAGGATTTCGCGGTGCAGCTGCGCCGCCTGGAGCTCAAGGAAGAGCAGCTCGGGGACCTGCGCGAGGAACGCGGCGGTTTTCTGGTCGCGGCCACCGGTCAGGCTGCCCAGACGCTGGGAGCGCTGAGTGAGCTGGGGGGCCGCGCCGTGGAGGTCGAGGAGGTCGGCGAGACGGCCGGCCGGGGCAGCAAGCTGCGCGAGGTCGTCGTGCCGTCCATGCGGGTGGACGTGGTGGGGGCCAAGGGGTTCGGGGTCAGCCGGGCGTACTTCCAGCAGGGCATAGACGGCGGCAAGGTGCGCCTGAACGGTGGCCCGGCGCGGGCGAGCAGCGAGATCCGCGAGGGAGACAGCCTCAGTGCCGAGGGCCTGGGACGCATCGACTTCAAGCGCGTGGTCAACGAGACCCGCCGGGGCAATCACAAGGTCGAGCTTGAAGTTCACCGCTGAGCCCGGCGTGGACCGCCCGGCCACCGGGACGGCCCGCGCATGATCGACCTGCTGGCCCGGCATCCAGCCTCCGATCCCCAGGCGCTCACGCAGGCCCTGGCACCCAGCGCCCGGTTTCAGGACGTGCGTTTCGGGACCTACCGGCCCAATCCCGAGTTTCCCAGTCAGGCGGCGGCGCGCGGGCAGCTGGAAGCCTTCTTAGAGGGCCCCCGGGAACGTCCCGGCGGCCTGCGGCTGTTCCGCCGGCGCCGCCCCGAGGGACGCGGGCTGTACCTGGACGGCGGTTTCGGGGTGGGCAAGACGCACCTGCTTGCCAGCACGTACCACGCCGCACAGGGCCAGCGCGCCATCATGAGCTTTCAGGACCTGATGTACCTGATCGGCGCGCTGGGCATGACCCGCGCGGTCGATACCTTCCGGGGCCACGATCTGCTGCTCATCGATGAATTCGAGCTGGACGATCCGGGCAACACCCACATGGCGAACACCTTTCTGGGTCAGCTGATGCCCGGCGGCACCAGCGTGGTCGCCACCAGCAACACCGAACCCGGCGCGCTGGGACAGGGCCGCTTCAATGCCAGCGACTTCCAGCGCCAGATCCAGGGCATCGCGGAGCGCTTCGAGACCCAGCGCATCGACGGCCCCGACTTCCGTCAGCGCGGCACCCGGCCCGAGGGCGTGCTGACGGCCGACGAATACGCCGCGTGGCAGGCCCTTCAGGACCACGCCACGCTGGCGGTCGTCACGCACCGTGACCTCAACCGGCACCTGCTGGAAGTGCATCCCAGCCGCTTTCCCGGCTTGCTGCAGGGGGTCGGGGCGGTGGGCGTGGGGGCACTGGTGCCCATGGACGACCAGAACATCGCGCTGCGCTTCGTTCACTTCATCGACAAGCTCTACGACCTCGGGCTGCGGGCGGCCTTTACCGGCACACCGCTGAACACGCTGTTTTCCGAGACCTACCGCCACGGAGCCTACGCCAAGAAGTACAGCCGTTGCCTGTCGCGCCTTTCCGAACTGCTGCGCGAGGCCCACGGGGAAGTGACGACCCCGCCGGTGGGGGAGGGGTAGCTCAGGCCTGGTCGTCCGGTTCGCCGGGGCCGCTCTCGGGCAGGTCCTGTGCGCCGGCCTCGATCACGGTCAGCGAGCGCAGGGTTTCTCCCTGATGCCAGCCGTATTCGGGGTCCTTGAGGCCCAGCGTCTGGGCGATGGCCTGCGCCGCGCCGCGCTCGGGCTCGCCGTCCAGACAGAACAGCAGAAATTTGCGTCCGCCCGGAGCGATGCGGATAAACAGGTCGGCGCCGATTTCCAGCTGCTGGGTGCGCCCTAACTTCTCGGCGCGTCCCTGGGCATACTTCAGGGCCTCACGGATGCGGACGGTGACGGTGGGGTGGCTCATGGGCGGGGGGGCTCCGGAACGGCGCGCAGGCCGCCGAGCAGCATGTCGGCGAAGCTGTCGGCCACGTTTCTGGGGGTCAGCGGGCCGCCGGGGCGGTACCAGGTGTAGGCCCAGTTCACGGCCGACAGCACCAGGTAGGCGGTCATGCGGGGGTCCAGATCCCGGCGGAAGGTGCCGTCCTCGACGCCCTGGGTGATCAGCTCGCGGTAAAAGGCGTCAATGCTGTCGCGCCAGCCGGTCACGCGGGCATAGGCCTCGGGCGAGAGGTGCTTCCATTCGTGAAAGAACACGGTGGCGCTGTCCATGTTGTCGGCAACCACCCGGATGTGGCGGTGCATCGCCTCGCGCAGCTTATCGTCGGCGCGCATGTCGGCGGCGCGCAGGGTGAACAGCGCCTCGTCGAACTGCTGCGAGGCCACGTTCACGATCTCGATCAGCAGCTCTTCCTTGCCGCTGATGTGCGCGTACAGACTGCCCCCCTGCATACCCAGTTCCCCGGCCAGGTCACGCATGCTCGTGGCGTGGTAGCCGCGCTCGGAGAACAGGCGGCTGGCCGAATCGAGGATCTGGGCGCGGCGGGGTTTGCTGGATTCAGTCATGGCGGGAGGACTCGGAAAAGGCGCATTTGGGGTGCGCTTTGGACCGCAGGGTAGCACGCAACCTAACGGGCGTTTGGCATCTGTGGACGCCCGCACGGCGCGGCACGGGGCCGGGTGGTACAACACTGGGGATGACCTCCCAGCCTCCTGCTCCTGAAAAACAGCCTGTCTTCGACGCTCCGGTGGGGGTGCGGCCGGCCGTCCGGGCCGTGCCCGCGTATCCCTTCGACCCGGTGCAGGTGCCCACCAAGCTCGATCAGAACGAGAACCCCTATGACTTTCCGGAGGACCTCAAGCAGCAGGCCGCCGCGCGCATGCTGGAGCGTCCCTGGAACCGCTATCCCGACCTGCACGCCGATGAACTGCGGGACCGCATCGCCGCCTACGAGGGCTGGGAACCGGGCGGCGTGGTGGTCACGCCGGGCAGCAACGTGCTGATCAAGCTGCTCACCGAACTCGCCGGCATCGACCAGACCGTGCTGACGGTGGACCCGACCTTCAGCGTGTACACCCTGGAAGCCCGCATGCTGGGAGCGCGGCTGGTGCAGGTGCCGCTGCGCGACGACTTCTCGTTGCCGGTGGACGCCCTGAAGGTGCAGCTGGAGCGCCAGCGCCCCGGCGTGCTGTACATCACCCAGCCGCATGCTCCGACCGGCCACGTGGATGACGAGGCGGCCGTGCGCGAGCTGATGGACGCCGCCGGAGACTGGGTGGTGGTGCTGGACGAGGCGTACTACCAGTACAGCGGCACCGATGGCCGTGACCTGATCCGCGAGTACCCCAACGCCCTGAGCCTGCGGACCTTCTCCAAGGCCTGGGGTCTGGCCGGCCTGCGCGCGGGCTACGCTCTGTCGGGCAGCGAACTCGCGACCAACCTGCAGAAACTGGTGCCGGCCTTCA
The nucleotide sequence above comes from Deinococcus aerophilus. Encoded proteins:
- a CDS encoding TetR/AcrR family transcriptional regulator — protein: MTESSKPRRAQILDSASRLFSERGYHATSMRDLAGELGMQGGSLYAHISGKEELLIEIVNVASQQFDEALFTLRAADMRADDKLREAMHRHIRVVADNMDSATVFFHEWKHLSPEAYARVTGWRDSIDAFYRELITQGVEDGTFRRDLDPRMTAYLVLSAVNWAYTWYRPGGPLTPRNVADSFADMLLGGLRAVPEPPRP
- the zapE gene encoding cell division protein ZapE translates to MIDLLARHPASDPQALTQALAPSARFQDVRFGTYRPNPEFPSQAAARGQLEAFLEGPRERPGGLRLFRRRRPEGRGLYLDGGFGVGKTHLLASTYHAAQGQRAIMSFQDLMYLIGALGMTRAVDTFRGHDLLLIDEFELDDPGNTHMANTFLGQLMPGGTSVVATSNTEPGALGQGRFNASDFQRQIQGIAERFETQRIDGPDFRQRGTRPEGVLTADEYAAWQALQDHATLAVVTHRDLNRHLLEVHPSRFPGLLQGVGAVGVGALVPMDDQNIALRFVHFIDKLYDLGLRAAFTGTPLNTLFSETYRHGAYAKKYSRCLSRLSELLREAHGEVTTPPVGEG
- a CDS encoding DUF3197 domain-containing protein; translated protein: MHIADPLGLPGAPLETLSAVLERCAQLPDPAGRGQLVLVTDRQGQRDTSGYAALLVTGEHVIVTANAFGPRFGRPGMAALIELVDWTQARGWPVREAVLNASDFTRVIDEPDAAEIGRLMAASSPSDPGIYRVWPTAWREETWQE
- a CDS encoding S4 domain-containing protein, with translation MKPKLSTLVAQAAGGRVIRTGFLDGDDIDRRLLNDPEVRHRIAGGFPDARRVVLTLHPAHIPEVDAGVTVLRLTPAQAAPGWDLQDFAVQLRRLELKEEQLGDLREERGGFLVAATGQAAQTLGALSELGGRAVEVEEVGETAGRGSKLREVVVPSMRVDVVGAKGFGVSRAYFQQGIDGGKVRLNGGPARASSEIREGDSLSAEGLGRIDFKRVVNETRRGNHKVELEVHR
- a CDS encoding pyridoxal phosphate-dependent aminotransferase, translating into MTSQPPAPEKQPVFDAPVGVRPAVRAVPAYPFDPVQVPTKLDQNENPYDFPEDLKQQAAARMLERPWNRYPDLHADELRDRIAAYEGWEPGGVVVTPGSNVLIKLLTELAGIDQTVLTVDPTFSVYTLEARMLGARLVQVPLRDDFSLPVDALKVQLERQRPGVLYITQPHAPTGHVDDEAAVRELMDAAGDWVVVLDEAYYQYSGTDGRDLIREYPNALSLRTFSKAWGLAGLRAGYALSGSELATNLQKLVPAFNLNILTQAALEVALENPGYVQQRVQEGVAERERILAALADHPTCQALPSRANFFLLRTPDAEVAYRHLVEHGIVTRRQDRLRGLEGCLRVGVGTPAENDALIGAIQALK